One window of Triticum dicoccoides isolate Atlit2015 ecotype Zavitan chromosome 5A, WEW_v2.0, whole genome shotgun sequence genomic DNA carries:
- the LOC119301715 gene encoding U-box domain-containing protein 7-like — protein MVVRCVHADAGGFRLWPVFSAAAMRRKLLEVLTCGGGGGSCRGRTSFRSPQPRAPSQSQPRPRSDRLAELLRAEPSECGDDEGEADAAARKSAALEELKVVVAALQDGEGDVNGGVSWRVEAATVVRRKAKDDAMAREMLAMLGAIPPLVAMLDQGGGGDELLAAALYALLNMGIGNDTNKAAIVQAGAVHKMLRIAEAASGALTGALVANFLCLSALDANKLIIGASGAAPFLVRAFEAAATEQVRHDALRALLNLSIAAANAPHLLSAGLAPSLIAAIGDMSASDRALAALCNVVAACPEGRRAVSRAPDAVPVLVDVLNWSDDAGCQEKAAYVLMVLAHRSYGDRAAMAEAGATSALLELTLVGTALAQKRASRILEILRADKGKQQVADASGVAATVSAPQERGVGGGGRCQEEAEEEAEGEACCMSHEKRAVRQLVQQSLQSNMRRIVRRARLPQDLAPPDGSLKALSSSSTSKSLPF, from the exons ATGGTGGTCAGGTGCGTGCACGCCGATGCGGGTGGCTTCCGGCTCTGGCCGGTCTTCTCGGCCGCCGCCATGCGGAGGAAGCTTCTTGAGGTGCtcacgtgcggcggcggcggcggttcttGCCGCGGCCGGACGTCCTTCCGGTCGCCCCAGCCGCGCGCGCCGTCGCAGTCGCAGCCGAGGCCCCGGTCGGACCGGCTGGCGGAGCTGCTCCGGGCGGAGCCGTCCGAGTGCGGCGACGACGAGGGCGAGGCTGACGCGGCCGCCAGGAAGTCGGCGGCGCTGGAAGAGCTCAAGGTCGTCGTCGCTGCCCTTCAGGACGGAGAGGGAGATGTTAACGGTGGCGTCTCGTGGCGCGTCGAGGCGGCCACGGTCGTGCGGAGGAAGGCCAAGGACGACGCCATGGCCAGGGAGATGCTCGCGATGCTCGGCGCCATCCCGCCGCTCGTCGCCATGCTCGACCAGGGCGGAGGcggcgacgagctcctggccgccgcGCTGTACGCGCTCCTCAACATGGGGATCGGCAATGACAC GAACAAGGCCGCGATCGTCCAGGCCGGCGCCGTGCACAAGATGCTCCGCATTGCCGAGGCCGCGTCCGGCGCTCTGACGGGGGCGCTCGTCGCCAACTTCCTCTGCCTCAGCGCGCTGGACGCGAACAAGCTCATCATCGGCGCCTCCGGGGCGGCGCCCTTCCTCGTGCGCGCGTTCGAGGCCGCGGCCACCGAGCAGGTCCGGCACGACGCCCTGCGCGCGCTCCTCAACCTCTCCATCGCGGCGGCGAACGCGCCGCACCTGCTGTCCGCGGGGCTGGCGCCGTCGCTGATCGCCGCCATCGGGGACATGTCGGCGTCGGACCGCGCCCTCGCCGCGCTCTGCAACGTCGTGGCCGCCTGCCCCGAGGGCCGGCGCGCGGTGAGCCGCGCCCCGGACGCGGTGCCGGTGCTCGTGGACGTGCTCAACTGGTCCGACGACGCCGGGTGCCAGGAGAAGGCGGCGTACGTGCTGATGGTGCTGGCGCACCGGAGCTACGGCGACCGCGCGGCCATGGCGGAGGCCGGCGCCACGTCGGCGCTGCTGGAGCTGACGCTGGTGGGCACGGCGCTGGCGCAGAAGCGCGCGTCGAGGATCCTGGAGATCCTGCGCGCCGACAAGGGCAAGCAGCAGGTGGCCGACGCGTCCGGCGTCGCGGCCACGGTGTCGGCGCCGCAGGagcgcggcgtcggcggcggcgggcggtgccaggaggaggcggaggaggaggcggagggggAGGCCTGCTGCATGAGCCACGAGAAGCGCGCCGTGCGGCAGCTGGTGCAGCAGAGCCTGCAGAGCAACATGCGGCGGATCGTGCGGCGCGCGCGGCTCCCGCAGGACCTGGCGCCGCCGGACGGCAGCCTCAaggcgctctcctcctcctccacctccaaaAGCCTGCCGTTCTAA